The DNA segment ACCGCTTCCCGATGAAGTCGGCCTTCTTCGTCGACACCGCCCATCCGAGCCCGAGGTCGTGCGGCGTGACCGTCCCGTCGGTGTCCTGCCCGATGATCGGGTACCCCTTCTCGGCGCGCAGCACGTGCATGGTCTCGGTGCCGTACGGCGTCACCCCGGACGGCAGCAGCGCCGTCCACAGCGCGAGGGCGTCCCACCAGCTCACGTTGATCTCGTAGGCCAGCTCACCGGAGAAGCTGATCCGGCAGACCCGGGCGGCGAGGCCGGCGACCGTCGCGTCCCGCCAGGTCATGAACCCGAACCCGGCACGGCTGACGTCGAGGCCGGGCGCGACGGCCGCGAGCACCTCCCGGGACCGGGGGCCGACCAGCGCGACGGTGGCCCACTGCTCGGTCACCGAGGTGCAGCGCACGCGCAGGTCCGGCCACTCGGTCTGCAGCCACTCCTCCATCCAGTCCAGGATCAGGGCGGCGTTGCCGGTCGTCGTGGTGACCAGGTAATGGTCGTCGGCGAGCCGGATCGCGGTCCCGTCGTCGAGCACCATGCCGTCCGGGCGGCACATCACGCCGTACCTGATGGCGCCGGGTTTCAGCGTGCTCATCATGTTCGTGTAGAGCCGGTCCAGGAACAGCGCGGCGTCCGTACCCCGGACGTCGATCTTGCCGAGCGTGGAGGCGTCCATCATGGCCACGTCCTCGCGCGCGGCCCGGCACTCGCGCAGCACCGCGGTGGTCATGTCCTCGCCGTCGCGCGGGTAGTACCACGGTCGTCTCCACTGGCCGACGTTCTCGAAGAGGGCGCCGTTCGCCTCGTGCCAGGAGTGCAGAGCGGTTCGTCGTACGGGGTCGGCGAGCATGCCCCGGTTACGTCCGGCGAGGGCGGCGAAGCTGACCGGGCGGTAGGGCGGGCGGAACGTGGTGGTGCCGAGCGCGCCCAGCTCGACGCCGAGCAGTTCCGCGACGACGCCACCGGTCAGCGTGCCGGAGGTCTTGCCCTGGTCGTGCGCGGTGCCGGCGGTGGTGTACCGCTTCATGTGCTCGGCCGAGCGCATCCCGGTCCCGGCGGCCCGCGCCAGATCGGCGACGGTCACGTCCCGCTGGAGGTCCACGAACTGGCTGCCCGGATCGCCCGGCAGCGTCCACACCGCGATCCCCGGCGTCCCGCGCAGCTCGTCGATCTCCGGCAGCTCCGGCCGGATCGCCGGGAAACCCGCGGCCCCGGCGGCACGCATGCCCGCCGCGGCCCCTTGCTCCAGGCATTCCTTCACGGCGTACGTCCCACCGGCCGCTCCGGCCACCTCCAGTCGCTGCCGGCAGTCCCCGTCCGGGCGGAAGGCCCCGAGTCCCGCGTCATAGGCGAGCCGCCCACCGGCCTGGCTCCAGAGCGCGCCCACCGGGTTCCAGCCGCCCGCGACGAGCAGCAGGTCGGCGTCGAACCGCCGGTCCCCGACCGTCACCGCCTCCACCTGCTCGTCGCCGATCACCGTGACGGGGGACCGGCCGGTCAGCACCTCGAAACCGCCGGAACGCGGCTCGGCCGGGCGCAGGTCGGCGATCGCGGCGATGTCGACGCCCGCGTCGCGCAGGTCCCGGGCCACGGCGTAGGCGCTGTCGTTCGTGGTGAGGACGACGGCCCGGCGACCGGCCAGCACGCCGTACCGGTGCAGGTAGGTCCGGGCCGCGGAGGCGAGCATGACGCCGGGCCGGTCGTTGCCGGTGAAGGCGAGGGAACGCTCGTGGGCGCCGGTCGCCAGCACGACGTGCCCGGCCCGGATGCGCCAGATCCGTTCCCGGGTGATGCCGTTCCTCTCGACGGCGACCACGTAGTTGTCGTCGTAGTAGCCGAACGCGGTGGTGCGGGTCAGCACTCGGGTCTCGGGGGCGGCGGCCAGCTCGGCGGTGATCGACTCCACCCAGTCGAGGTGGCGGCCGGCGCCGAGGAGGCTGCCGCCGAGGCGGGGCTGGTCGTCGACCACGATGACACGGGCGCCGGACGACGCGGCGGACGCGGCGGCGGCGAGACCGGCTGGTCCCGCGCCGATTATCAGGACGTCCGCATGAGCGTGCGTGCCGTCGTACCGGGAATGATCTTGATCTTCGGAAAGCCTGCCGCGGCCGCTCAGGCCTCGCGCGACGAGCCCGTCGGAGAGCTCCACGGTGGTGGCCGTCGTCATCGGCTCACCGAACGGCTCCTCGACCCGCACGATCGCGGTGGGCTCCTCCGGGCCGGCCGAGAAGATCCCTCGTGGACGGCCGAGGCGGATGCTCGTGGCGACCCGGCGCACACCGTTCGCGAGCAGCGCCGACGCGAGCGTGTCCCCCGGGAAGCCCTGGAGGTCGACGTCGTCGAACCGGAAGCGCAGTGGCCGGGTGCGATCGACGAGACCGCCGGTCGCCGCCCTCACGCGAGGATCTCGTTCGTCACGGTGTCCCGGGTCAGGCTGAACCAGCGGCGGCAGCCCGCGGTGTGGCACCAGCGTTCGCGGAACGGGCCCTTCGGGTTGTCGCGGAAGAACAGGTACTTCGCCCACTCCTCGTCGGAGAGCGCGGACGGGTCGGCGGGGTAGGCGACGCCCGCCTGCCCGCCGTAGTGGAACTCGGCCTCGTCGCGGCGCCCGCACCACGGGCAGGGGATGAGCATCATGATCGTGTCCTCGGGAACTCAGTGGGCTACCGCGGCGGCGCCGTGCTCGTCGACGAGAGCGCCGGTGACGAAACGTTCCAGGTCGAACGGCGCGTTCAGCGGGTGCGGCTCGCCGTTCGCGATGGTGTGCGCGTAACACCAGCCGACACCGGGCGTCGCCTTGAACCCGCCGGTGCCCCATCCGCAGTTCAGGTAGAGGTTCTCGACGGGCGAGAGGCCGACGATCGGGGAGGCGTCCGGGGTGACGTCCACGATCCCGCCCCAGGTACGCAGGACGTGCGCGCGGGCGAAGATCGGGAACAGTTCGAGCGCCGCGGCCATCTGCTGCTCGATGATGTGGAACGCGCCGCGCTGGCCGTACCCGTTCCAGCTGTCGACGCCGGCGCCCATCACCAGCTCGCCCTTGTGCGCCTGGCTCACGTAGACGTGCACGGCGTTCGACATCACCACGGTCGGGTGGATCGGTTCGAGCAGTTCGGAGACGAGCGCCTGCAGCGGATGGCTCTGCAGCGGCAGGTCGATGCCGGCCATCTTCGCGACGACCGAGGTGTGGCCGGCCGCGCTGAGCGCGACCCGGCCGGCCGCGATGTCACCCCGGGTGGTCCGCACTCCCCGGATCTCCTGACCGTGGAGGATCAGGCCGGTCACCTCGCAGTCCTGGATCAGGTCCACCCCGAGCGCGTCGGCGGCCCGGGCGTAACCCCAGGCCACGTAGTCGTGCTTGGCGATGCCGGCGCGGGGCTGGTACGTCGCGCCGAGCACCGGATAGCGCACGTCCGGCGAGATGTTCACGATCGGGCAGACGTCCTTGACGCCCGCCGGGTCGAGCCACTCGGCGTCGACGCCGTTGAGCCGGTTGGCGTGGACCCGGCGCACGCTGTCCCGGACGTCCTGCGGGGTGTGCGCCAGGTTGAGCACACCCCGCTGGCTGAACAGGATCTCGTAGCCGAGCTCCTCCTCCAGGCCCTCCCAGAGCTTGAGCGCGTGCTCGTAGATCCCGGCGCTCTCGTCCCACAGGTAGTTGGACCGGATGATCGTGGTGTTCCGGGCCATGTTGCCGCCGGCCAGCCACCCCTTCTCCAGCACCGCCACGTTCGTGATCCCGTGGTTCTTCGCGAGGTAGTAGGCGGTGGCGAGCCCGTGCCCGCCGCCTCCGACGATGATCACGTCGTAGGCGGCTCCGGGCTCGGGATCGCGCCAGAGGGGTTCTACTGGGCCAGCCACGCCTTGACCTTGTCCTCGTTCGCCTCGACCCACTTCTTCGCGGCGTCGTCGGCGGAGAGCTTGTCCTCGGCGATGTACTTCGCGACCAGGTTCTGGTCCTCGTTCGTCCAGGTGAACGCCTTGACCAGGTTGTAGGCCGGCCCGTTCGCGTCGGCGAACCTCTTGCTGACGATCTTGTCGAGGTCGTACTCCGGGTAGTCGCAGGCGACCTTCGCGGCGTCCGCGTCACAGCCCGCCGTGTACGCCGGCAGGTTCACCTTCGCGAGCTTGAGCTCGGACAGGAACCATTGCGGCTCGTAGAAGTATCCGATGATCGGTGTCTTCTTCGCCTCGGACTGCCGGAACGCCGTGATCAGCGCGGTCTCGCTGCCGGCGTAGACCACCTTGTAGTCCAGCTTCAGGTTCTTCACCAGGGCCTCGTCGTTCGTCACGAACGACGGGTCGCCGTCGAGCAGCTGCCCCTTGTCGCCGGACTCCGAGGTCTTGAACAGCGACGCGTACTTGTTCAGGTTCTTGTAGTCGGTGATGTCCGGGTACTGCTGGGCCATCCAGGGCGCGACGTACCAGCCGATGATGCCCTTGTTGCCGGTCGACCCGGCGGCCACCGCCGTCTTCTGCTCCTCGATGTACTTCTTTTTCAGGTCGTCGTGTCCCCAGTTCTCCACGATCGCGTCCACCTCGCCGGTGCCGAAGCCCTGCCAGGCGATCTCCTCCTTGAGATCCTTCTTGGTGACCGTGCAGCCGAGGTCGCGCTCGGCGACGTACGCGATGACCGCCGCGTTCGCCTCGTAGCCGACCCACGGGTTGATCGCCAGGTTGAAGGCGCCGCAGTCGGCCTTCGTCGCGGTGGCCGGCTCCTCGTCGCCGATCTTCTCTCCGCCGCATCCGGCAAGAGCCAGTGTTGCGACAGCGGCGACGGCAATGGTTGCGGATCTCATGATTTATCACCTTTCGGGGGATTCGTTCGAGCAATGCGGTCCAGCATGATGCCGAGCAGCACGATGGCGGCGCCGGCGGCGAGGCCCTTGCCGTAGAGCTGACCCTGCGAGAAACCGGCGACCACGTCGTATCCGAGAGCGCCGGCGCCGACCAGGCCACCGACCACGACCATGGACAGCACGTAGATGAGGCCCTGGTTCGCGGCGAGGGTGAGCGACCGGCGGGCCATCGGCAGCTGGACCTTGGTGATCATCTGCCAGGTGCTGGACCCGGCGGCGGTGGCGGCCTCGACCGTGGCGGCCGGGATGCCGCGCACGCCGTCCGCCACGATCTTGATGGCGACCGGAGCGGCGAAGACCACCGCCGCCACGATCGCGGTGAAGCGGGAGGCGGCGAAGAGCGCCAGGAACGGCACCAGGTAGACGAACGCCGGCATGGTCTGCCCGGCGTCGAGGGCCGGGCGGAAGACGCGGTCGGCGACCCGGCTGCGGCCCATCCACACGCCGAAGACCACGCCGAGCACCATCACCAGCAGCGTCGCGACGATCGTCATGGCCAGCGTCGTCATGCTGTCCTGCCACAGGCCGGTGCCGATCAGCAGCGCGATGCAGACCGCCGTGACGGTCGCGGCGCGGACCCCGCCGAGCAGCGCGCCGAGCGCCACCGCGACCGCGGCGACCAGCCACCAC comes from the Actinoplanes sp. OR16 genome and includes:
- a CDS encoding sarcosine oxidase subunit beta family protein, which codes for MAGPVEPLWRDPEPGAAYDVIIVGGGGHGLATAYYLAKNHGITNVAVLEKGWLAGGNMARNTTIIRSNYLWDESAGIYEHALKLWEGLEEELGYEILFSQRGVLNLAHTPQDVRDSVRRVHANRLNGVDAEWLDPAGVKDVCPIVNISPDVRYPVLGATYQPRAGIAKHDYVAWGYARAADALGVDLIQDCEVTGLILHGQEIRGVRTTRGDIAAGRVALSAAGHTSVVAKMAGIDLPLQSHPLQALVSELLEPIHPTVVMSNAVHVYVSQAHKGELVMGAGVDSWNGYGQRGAFHIIEQQMAAALELFPIFARAHVLRTWGGIVDVTPDASPIVGLSPVENLYLNCGWGTGGFKATPGVGWCYAHTIANGEPHPLNAPFDLERFVTGALVDEHGAAAVAH
- a CDS encoding sarcosine oxidase subunit delta: MMLIPCPWCGRRDEAEFHYGGQAGVAYPADPSALSDEEWAKYLFFRDNPKGPFRERWCHTAGCRRWFSLTRDTVTNEILA
- a CDS encoding ABC transporter substrate-binding protein, translated to MRSATIAVAAVATLALAGCGGEKIGDEEPATATKADCGAFNLAINPWVGYEANAAVIAYVAERDLGCTVTKKDLKEEIAWQGFGTGEVDAIVENWGHDDLKKKYIEEQKTAVAAGSTGNKGIIGWYVAPWMAQQYPDITDYKNLNKYASLFKTSESGDKGQLLDGDPSFVTNDEALVKNLKLDYKVVYAGSETALITAFRQSEAKKTPIIGYFYEPQWFLSELKLAKVNLPAYTAGCDADAAKVACDYPEYDLDKIVSKRFADANGPAYNLVKAFTWTNEDQNLVAKYIAEDKLSADDAAKKWVEANEDKVKAWLAQ
- a CDS encoding 2Fe-2S iron-sulfur cluster-binding protein produces the protein MRAATGGLVDRTRPLRFRFDDVDLQGFPGDTLASALLANGVRRVATSIRLGRPRGIFSAGPEEPTAIVRVEEPFGEPMTTATTVELSDGLVARGLSGRGRLSEDQDHSRYDGTHAHADVLIIGAGPAGLAAAASAASSGARVIVVDDQPRLGGSLLGAGRHLDWVESITAELAAAPETRVLTRTTAFGYYDDNYVVAVERNGITRERIWRIRAGHVVLATGAHERSLAFTGNDRPGVMLASAARTYLHRYGVLAGRRAVVLTTNDSAYAVARDLRDAGVDIAAIADLRPAEPRSGGFEVLTGRSPVTVIGDEQVEAVTVGDRRFDADLLLVAGGWNPVGALWSQAGGRLAYDAGLGAFRPDGDCRQRLEVAGAAGGTYAVKECLEQGAAAGMRAAGAAGFPAIRPELPEIDELRGTPGIAVWTLPGDPGSQFVDLQRDVTVADLARAAGTGMRSAEHMKRYTTAGTAHDQGKTSGTLTGGVVAELLGVELGALGTTTFRPPYRPVSFAALAGRNRGMLADPVRRTALHSWHEANGALFENVGQWRRPWYYPRDGEDMTTAVLRECRAAREDVAMMDASTLGKIDVRGTDAALFLDRLYTNMMSTLKPGAIRYGVMCRPDGMVLDDGTAIRLADDHYLVTTTTGNAALILDWMEEWLQTEWPDLRVRCTSVTEQWATVALVGPRSREVLAAVAPGLDVSRAGFGFMTWRDATVAGLAARVCRISFSGELAYEINVSWWDALALWTALLPSGVTPYGTETMHVLRAEKGYPIIGQDTDGTVTPHDLGLGWAVSTKKADFIGKRSFSRADTGRAGRKQLVGVLPDDGVLLPEGAHLLDGNEVLGHVTSSYRSAALGRTFALALVSSGRDRLGQTVRATVGDSLVPVTITGSVLYDPEGARRDG